From Alteromonas sp. BL110:
GTGTTACTTCTACTTTGTTCAGAGTGCTAAACCCACCCGCAATTCGAGTGACAACCGTTACCGCGCACGCAGCGGCAAAAATATAAGCTAGCGCAGCAAAATGCTCAGGCCAGATGCAAAAAGCGAGAAACACAGCGATTGTTTCTGTGCCCTCAGTTAACCCCTGCATATAGTAAAAGCTCTTGTTAGCGAACTGTGGTCTATCGATATGAAATTTTTCGGCTGCAATGGCAAAAGCCAAAAAGCTACTGCCCGTACCAATAAATGTGGCTAGTAGCACCATTGCCGGAATACCCCAGTTGATAGGGTCTGCAATACCAAATGCCAAGGGTATAGACCCATAAAACAAAAAGTCTAAACAAATATCAAGAAACCCACCCGCGCTGCTGCTACTTTGCTGATATCGCGCTAACTCGCCGTCAATACCGTCGAAAACCCTATTAAGTATAATGCAGCTAAGTGCCATTCCCCACCAGTTAAGAATAATAAAGGGGACGGCGAGAATACCTAAAACAAAGCCTGCCACGGTAACTTGATTCGGACTGATGCCTTTTGCATCAAGTGTTGTGATCAAAGGCTTTAATAGCGGTTTAATAAAGGGAGTGATTTTCGCGTCTAGCATGATGATAACTCTATTATTTGGCCGCCGGCAGCAAGGGCGTCCTCTTTGTCGTGTGTTACAAGTACTGCGGGAATATTTCGCGCTTTAAGCTGCTTAAATGTCCAGCTTCGAATTTGCTCACGAAGGGCAAAGTCTAGCTTACTAAATGGCTCGTCTAACAATACGACGTCAGGCTCAGAAGCGAGCGTTCTTAGTAGAGAAACACGGGATTGTTGCCCGCCAGATAATGAAGTGACTGCGCGTTCCCCTATGCCTGCTAAGTCGACAGCGCTAAGCATTTCTTCGATAGCCTCCAGTTTAGCCTTTCGATTTGGGTGGCTGTCTTTAGGCATGGCAAAGGCAATATTTTCTGCCACTGTCATATGCTCAAACAACAAGGCGTCTTGAAACATAATACCGACTTTACGTAAATGAGCCGCTTTATCGTTTACTATAACCCCGTTGATTTTAATGATACCGCTAAAATTAAACGGCATATGAAGTTGGCCGGTAATGGCCTTCAGCAAAGTAGATTTGCCGGCACCACTTGGCCCCATTACTGTTAAAATTTCACCGTCTTTTACACATACATCCACTTTTAACAGTGTGTTTTGTGCATGAGAAATCACCAAATGTTCTAAACTAAGCGCCATGTAATACTGCTCTATTCTTTTTCTCTGAAGTACGCACTTTGCTACCCGTTTTCACTAAAGCGGCGGGTAAATACCACGCTATTATAAAGCCAACTAAGGGCATAACTGCTTGGATAATAACGAATACCGCAGTTAAACGCGTACTGCTTCCCGACACTGACGCTACGGCTTCTGTAGTGATAGTGGCAATAGTGCCCCCCGAGGCCAATAACGTAGGTAAATATTGGCTGAAACTAATAGCGAGCCCTAGCGCCCAGGCCACCATAATGGCGGAAAACAGGGATGGTAATTTAATATGGTAGAACACTTGCCAGGGCGTTTTCCCCAGACTTTGTGCAACCATTGCGTATCGTATGTCGAATTTTCGATAGGCCACCGCCATAGACAAAAAAACGTATGGCACGACATAAACCATATGGGCGATGTAGGTGTGAAACCAAACTGCGTCTTGCAGCACGAGCTGCTGGAACCAAACCAAGCCATATAAAAAAGCCACGCCCGGTACTAATAGCGGCAAAAACAGTGAGACGGAAAAAGCCCTGTCTGCATTTACACCTGCGGGTTTAAGCTGTTCACTTTCAAGCGTAAATAGCACTAGCCCCAATGCAGAAGTACTTACCAATACGCCCAGTAATAAGCTATTGGAAAACGGGGTCGCGAGGGTTTCAAATGCAGTTCGCCAGTGCAATAGCGTCGTGCCTTCTGGTAAAAAATCAGGATACAACCATTGCTTAGCAATTGAGTACATAAGCACCGAATAACCTACCGCACCAATCAAAGCAATATATATCGCTACAGTGCTATACGCAGCGCTATGTATAAGGCTATCAAAAAAGCGCCGGTTTCCTCTCGCTAGCCTTTTTCTTCCCACGAATATAACTATACGCTCAACGCCTAACAACAGAAGCAAAGCCAACCCACTGACTGCGACCTGGAGCACGGCGGCACTGCTTGCCAACAGACGCATAGATAAATCGATATGATTGAACCAATGCATAATCGCAACGGCCAAGGTGCTGGGGTTATTTCCCCCTAATATAAGCGGAATTTCCACATTAGAGGTGGCGAAGACCAACACTGCTAATACAGGTAATCTGATTTGTGTGAAGACAGTGGGCATCACAAGCTTAAAAAAGGTTGCCACGGGCGAATAGCCAAGCGCCGTGCCCACTTTGATATAGCCAGAAAGCTTACTTTTCACTAATGGCTGCGACATTACGCTTAACGCCATTAACATAATAAACGGCAGTTCCTTTAAGCTTAATGCTAACAATACACTTAGGCCCCAGGCGTCGTATGGAAAAAAAGTATTGTAGGGAGAGAAAGCCTCGCCAGTACCAGGAATAACCGTATTTGCTCCTACAGTTGTTATTCGAGCAAACATGCCTGACGGGCTGAAGGCAAATAGTAAGGCAATGGCTGCGGCAGCGTGTGGAAAAACAAGAAAGGGGCTCAATAAGCCTTGAATTTTGTTGAGCCAATTCGATTGATAAAATGAAGCTAGCAATAAGAACGCACCTGCCAGTGCCAGCAATGTTGACCCCACTCCTGTGAAAAGTGAAAGCCACACCATCTGCCAAATATCATCAAGTGCAAATAAAGTTTTAAAGATATCTAATGAGAAGGTGTTTGCACCTATGGCGGGAAAATAGCCTAACGCTGGAAACGCTACGCCAACCAAACCAGCCAAGACAGGAATGCACAGTAAAAGTAATAAGCACCAGCGTGCAACCCGGGTAAATTGAGCGAACATCAATAGCGCGCTCCGTAGCGTTCATACCATGCCTCTCGAAGCGCATCGGTCCAGCTTGAATGAGGCTCGGCCAACAATACAGTGGCTTGCGATTTATCTAGTGCTGCCGGGTGAATATTGTCTTCAACGAAAAGTTCTTGGTCTGACGCTGAAAGGCTTTTAATATCGAGCACTGTGTCGTCTCCCCACACTTTCACCGCCTGCTTTTTAGCTTGCGCCTGTGGTGAAAGCAAAAAGTTAACCACCGTTTTGGCCGCCGCTTTGTTCCTTGAATTATATGTAAGCCCTACAAAATGGACGTTTGCCAAGCTGCCGTCTTGCATAACATAAGTACGAACATCGTCAGGTAAATCAAAACGAGTTACCGCCGAAGGAATTTCTGCAGCGGTAAAAGAGAAGGCCATTGAAAGCTCACCTGTTCCCACTAAACGCTGCAGTTGGGAGGCTTGCCGTAACATGTGCTTACCCTGCTGCCACATAGTAGGATGCAGCGCATCAAGATACGCCCACAAACTCGGTAAAACCGCGTTTAACGCTTTATCGTTTGCTGGTTGATAGAACAGGCCTCGTTTGTCTTTATTGAGTGCAAGCGCTGCATACTTGATAAAACTAATACCTAAATAATCGCTCGGTACTGGGTAGGTAAATCTACCCGGTGACTTTTGGCTAAATCGTAGAAGTTCGTCAATGGTTTTCGGGGCCATAAGCCCCAGCGTATTTAAGTGTGCGCTGCGATAGTAAAAAACCATAGACGCTTTCCCCCACGGGGCTTCCATGCCTAGCGTAGGCTCGCCAAAGTCTGTAGTTACAGCGGGGTTTTCATCAGGATTAGTTAGGCTAAAGTTGTCAAGTTCACCTACCCACAAAGTACTAAGCAGGTCGTGCTTTTTCATCGCAGCGAAGTTCTCGCCATTTATCCAGATAAGGTCAACACTCCCGTTCTTGTTGTTTCCTGCCGCCTTTTCAGCAAGGACACGAGATACCGCATCACTGGTGTCGGCCAGCTTTACATGTTGAAGTTCTATGTTAAAACGGGCCTTAACTTGCGAGGCTACCCACTGAAGGTAGCCATTTACCTGGGCGCTACCACCCCAGGCATGAAATCGAACAATAGGCGGGGTTTCGGTAGCAGCTTCATCGTTAGTTTTGCCCAACGCAGGTCGGGTTACAATAAATACCGACAAAATGACTATGCAGGTGATAAAGAATACCTGCATGGAGGTACGCAAGGGTCTATTTGTACTTAACTGTCCCTTAGCTTGCCACCCTGAATTCATTTGGGTGGCCCCCTTAGTGCGCCTGTTAATGTTACCGCGCAGCATTAAGCGCCCAGTCATAATTTAGAAATTCAATATCAGCGGTATTATTTTTTAACGCAGAAACTTGTGCATCAGTTAATTGCATTGCGTCTTTATACAGCAAGATAAACTCGGTGAGCGTTGATGTGCCGCGCCATTCGCCATCTTTACGTTCAAAATCTTCACTATACCAATCAAATATTTTTGATAAGTATAGTGTGTCATCGCTCATTTTGTTGCGAGAGGCGTCAGCCAAAAATCGTTTAGTTTGTGCCTCTAATTGAGAATCTAGTTTGTCTCCCGTGTATGCTTCTTCACGAAGCGCCGGGCAGCCCACGCTGGCGCAATTTACTGCGAAATGAATGCGAGGCTCATTATAGGTTTTTGTGGTTTGGTTTGTACCGCGAATAAGTTCGTGTTCAATTTCATCTAACGTGCGAGTTTCACCAAGTAACGGGGCTATCTCTTTTTTCCAAGGCGAGGAAAAGAAACTGCCTAAATCTCGAATGGAGTCAATATCTGGGTACTCAGTTAAAATAAGCTCGATGGTATAGGCGTTGTAAGCATTAATAAGAAAAGCGAGTTGTTTATCCTTATTCCATGAATTGAATGTACTTTGCTCAACCTTAGATATGCGCGCGAGATATTCGTTAAGCGTAGTCTGTTCTTTTTTAAAGCCATCGTAATTAACCTGTGTACTTGCGCCGTTGGAAATTGGCGTCACATACTTACTTAATAAATTATCGAGCGTGCTATGCAGGCCTTCTTCAGCGCTTGCATAGAAACTTACGCTTGCAGCAAACAGCGCTATGCTGCCTGCTGCAATACCACGTGAAAACAGGGCGATTGTACGCATGAAAGTCGTTTGAGTAGTTTTCACCTCTATTACCCTCTTCGCCACGTGTGGAATTTCTCGACAAAGCTTAAAAGTTTTTCCGGAGCATTAGCGCGCTTCCAGTTACCCGCTGCGTATTTCGCACTTTCAGCCCACGTAGGATAAGCGTGAATAGTGCCAAGAATTTTGTTAAGACCTAAATCGTGTTTCATGGCAATAACAAACTCAGCCAGCAAATCACCAGCATGTTCAGAGACAATGGTTACACCCAATATTTTATCTTTCCCCGGCGGCGTGAGCACCTTTATGAAACCCTTACGCGCACTCTCGGCCACGGCACGATCGAGTTCGGCAAATTCGTAGCGCGTTACTTCTACAGCAATTTCTTGTTCTGCGGCATCCCGCTCATTTAAACCAACCCTAGCAACTTCTGGGTCAATAAATGTTGTCCATGGAATAACGCGATAGTCTACTTTGAATTTCTTAAACGTACCGAAAAGTGCATTTACCGCCGCATACCACGCTTGGTGAGCGGCTACGTGTGTAAACTGATAAGGGCCTACCACATCACCTGCAGCAAAAATGTTTGGCATCAGGGTTTGCAAGTATTCATCGGTTTCTATGGTTCTATCGAACTGAATACCCAAATCTTCCAGACCAAAACCATGTAAACGAGCCTTTCGACCAACAGCCACAATCACTTCGTCATAGGCGATAGTTGATTCAACACCTTCTTTAGCGACAACCAGTACTTTCTCACCGTCTTTTATTTCAAAGCGCAGTGCATCGTGAGATGTCAGAACATTCACGCCGCTTTCACGAAGTACAGATTCAGAAAATTCAGCTACATCAGCGTCTTCACGACCCATAAGCCGCGGTGCGCGCTCTACTTGGGTGACATCGGTGCCAAGGCGAGAAAACGCCTGCGCCAATTCACAGCCAATAGGCCCACCACCCAACACGATTAAACGCTTTGGCGCTTCTTCAAGGTCAGCAAATTTAGACCATAAGGTGTCAGAGGTGACATAACCGCTCTGTTCGATACCAGGTAGCTCCGGGACAAAGGGCGCGGCACCTGTGGCAACAACAATGTTCTTAGTGGTTAGCGTTTGCGTGCCGCCATCCTTCTTTTTAATCTCTACTGTCCAAGGGTCGATGATCTTTGCGTAGCCTTTCACTACATCCACACCTAAACTGGTGTAACGCTCTACACTATCGTTAGGCGCTATGGCCGCAATTACTTCGTGAACACGGGCCATCACTTTTTTAAACGACATGGCAGGTGTTATTGGCTCTAAACCATAGTTATCGGCATGGCGCATTTGATTGGCCACTTTAGCCGTTTTTATTATGGCTTTACTGGGTACGCAGCCATAGTTAAGACAGTCGCCCCCCATTTCACCAGCTTCTACCAGCGTTACCTTTGCTTTTACTGCGGCAGCGATATAGCTGGTAACTAACCCACCTGCACCAGCACCGATCACCACTAAGTTACGGTCAAATTTCTTCGGCTTATTGTAGCCTTTGTAGACGCGACGGCGATTTACTATTGCCACAATGCCTTTGGCTATCCATGGGAATATACCTAGTAGAACAAATGAAAAGATAAGCCCAGGCGATACAATGCCAGACAAGCTGTCAATTTGCGCCAGCTGCGTACCTGCGTTTACATACACTGCAGTACCGGCAAGCATGCCTACTTGGCTTACCCAGTAAAACGTCCAGGTTTTAAGTGAAGTAAGCCCCATTAATAGGTTGATTAAAAAGAAGGGAAACACTGGCACTAAACGCAGCGTAAACAAGTAGAACGCACCTTGCTTTTCCACACCTTCGTCAATTTTCTTAAGCTTTTCTTTAAACTTGTTACGGACGGTATCACGCAATATAAAGCGAGATACTAAAAACGCTAATGTCGCGCCTACGCTTGACGCGAAAGACACAATAATTAAACCCTGCACTAGGCCAAACAAGGCTCCTGCGGCTAAGGTTAAAATTGCTGCACCGGGTAGCGACAATGCAGTAACCGCCACATAGATAGCGAAAAACACACCGATACTCAGTACCGGATTATCAGCTATTTGGCTTTGAAAAGTGTCCAGTGACCCTTTCATCCCTTCTAGCGTTAAATAGCTGTTCAAATCAAAGTAGAAAAAACTAAATATAGCGGCGGCGATAACCCCTAAAAGCGCTATTTTTTTAAACATAAAAATCCTTAGCGCTTAAAACGCGTATTGTAGTGTAACTTGAGCGTGACGTGGTACGTTAGGCATTGCCAGTGTAGCGCCAAAAAAGCCCCCTTCAAAAAGCGGCTGCCAATTTTCTTCATCAGTAACGTTGATAACATCTAGGCGTACGCGCAAATCATCGCTAACTTGGTAATCGGCATTTAAGTCGATACTGTACTGATCGCGAATATGCACGGTTTGTAAAAAGTCTAACGGGAATGACTTAGTGTACAGCGCACTCGCACCAAGCTGAACATCATCAGTAACCTGCCACCCAGCATTAATTGAAGCTATTTGCGGCGGAATACCCTGCACTCGGCTGTTTGATGCAGGGAACGCGGCAAACGACGGCGAACCCACACCCGTGCCCTCAATAATATCTGGACGACTGTTATCAAACGCGTCTATGACCTGAGCGGTTTCTTGAAACGCTGCAGAGTCATCGAAGCGAGCGTCTAAATAACTATAGGCAGCATTGACCCATACGTCGTCGCCTTGATAAAACATTTGCAACTCAAAACCTTTAGTTTTAACGCCGCTGTTGCTGCCATCGCGATTACGTAAGCTACGGGTTTGCTCAAACACTGCTGCTTCAGCATACCATTTACTGCTTGGCGCGTATTTTACCCCTGCTTCATATAGG
This genomic window contains:
- a CDS encoding FAD-dependent oxidoreductase codes for the protein MFKKIALLGVIAAAIFSFFYFDLNSYLTLEGMKGSLDTFQSQIADNPVLSIGVFFAIYVAVTALSLPGAAILTLAAGALFGLVQGLIIVSFASSVGATLAFLVSRFILRDTVRNKFKEKLKKIDEGVEKQGAFYLFTLRLVPVFPFFLINLLMGLTSLKTWTFYWVSQVGMLAGTAVYVNAGTQLAQIDSLSGIVSPGLIFSFVLLGIFPWIAKGIVAIVNRRRVYKGYNKPKKFDRNLVVIGAGAGGLVTSYIAAAVKAKVTLVEAGEMGGDCLNYGCVPSKAIIKTAKVANQMRHADNYGLEPITPAMSFKKVMARVHEVIAAIAPNDSVERYTSLGVDVVKGYAKIIDPWTVEIKKKDGGTQTLTTKNIVVATGAAPFVPELPGIEQSGYVTSDTLWSKFADLEEAPKRLIVLGGGPIGCELAQAFSRLGTDVTQVERAPRLMGREDADVAEFSESVLRESGVNVLTSHDALRFEIKDGEKVLVVAKEGVESTIAYDEVIVAVGRKARLHGFGLEDLGIQFDRTIETDEYLQTLMPNIFAAGDVVGPYQFTHVAAHQAWYAAVNALFGTFKKFKVDYRVIPWTTFIDPEVARVGLNERDAAEQEIAVEVTRYEFAELDRAVAESARKGFIKVLTPPGKDKILGVTIVSEHAGDLLAEFVIAMKHDLGLNKILGTIHAYPTWAESAKYAAGNWKRANAPEKLLSFVEKFHTWRRG
- a CDS encoding DUF547 domain-containing protein — protein: MRTIALFSRGIAAGSIALFAASVSFYASAEEGLHSTLDNLLSKYVTPISNGASTQVNYDGFKKEQTTLNEYLARISKVEQSTFNSWNKDKQLAFLINAYNAYTIELILTEYPDIDSIRDLGSFFSSPWKKEIAPLLGETRTLDEIEHELIRGTNQTTKTYNEPRIHFAVNCASVGCPALREEAYTGDKLDSQLEAQTKRFLADASRNKMSDDTLYLSKIFDWYSEDFERKDGEWRGTSTLTEFILLYKDAMQLTDAQVSALKNNTADIEFLNYDWALNAAR
- a CDS encoding CDP-alcohol phosphatidyltransferase family protein; this translates as MLDAKITPFIKPLLKPLITTLDAKGISPNQVTVAGFVLGILAVPFIILNWWGMALSCIILNRVFDGIDGELARYQQSSSSAGGFLDICLDFLFYGSIPLAFGIADPINWGIPAMVLLATFIGTGSSFLAFAIAAEKFHIDRPQFANKSFYYMQGLTEGTETIAVFLAFCIWPEHFAALAYIFAAACAVTVVTRIAGGFSTLNKVEVTQNQCSTIDKG
- a CDS encoding ATP-binding cassette domain-containing protein — its product is MALSLEHLVISHAQNTLLKVDVCVKDGEILTVMGPSGAGKSTLLKAITGQLHMPFNFSGIIKINGVIVNDKAAHLRKVGIMFQDALLFEHMTVAENIAFAMPKDSHPNRKAKLEAIEEMLSAVDLAGIGERAVTSLSGGQQSRVSLLRTLASEPDVVLLDEPFSKLDFALREQIRSWTFKQLKARNIPAVLVTHDKEDALAAGGQIIELSSC
- a CDS encoding ABC transporter substrate-binding protein — protein: MNSGWQAKGQLSTNRPLRTSMQVFFITCIVILSVFIVTRPALGKTNDEAATETPPIVRFHAWGGSAQVNGYLQWVASQVKARFNIELQHVKLADTSDAVSRVLAEKAAGNNKNGSVDLIWINGENFAAMKKHDLLSTLWVGELDNFSLTNPDENPAVTTDFGEPTLGMEAPWGKASMVFYYRSAHLNTLGLMAPKTIDELLRFSQKSPGRFTYPVPSDYLGISFIKYAALALNKDKRGLFYQPANDKALNAVLPSLWAYLDALHPTMWQQGKHMLRQASQLQRLVGTGELSMAFSFTAAEIPSAVTRFDLPDDVRTYVMQDGSLANVHFVGLTYNSRNKAAAKTVVNFLLSPQAQAKKQAVKVWGDDTVLDIKSLSASDQELFVEDNIHPAALDKSQATVLLAEPHSSWTDALREAWYERYGARY
- a CDS encoding ABC transporter permease, yielding MFAQFTRVARWCLLLLLCIPVLAGLVGVAFPALGYFPAIGANTFSLDIFKTLFALDDIWQMVWLSLFTGVGSTLLALAGAFLLLASFYQSNWLNKIQGLLSPFLVFPHAAAAIALLFAFSPSGMFARITTVGANTVIPGTGEAFSPYNTFFPYDAWGLSVLLALSLKELPFIMLMALSVMSQPLVKSKLSGYIKVGTALGYSPVATFFKLVMPTVFTQIRLPVLAVLVFATSNVEIPLILGGNNPSTLAVAIMHWFNHIDLSMRLLASSAAVLQVAVSGLALLLLLGVERIVIFVGRKRLARGNRRFFDSLIHSAAYSTVAIYIALIGAVGYSVLMYSIAKQWLYPDFLPEGTTLLHWRTAFETLATPFSNSLLLGVLVSTSALGLVLFTLESEQLKPAGVNADRAFSVSLFLPLLVPGVAFLYGLVWFQQLVLQDAVWFHTYIAHMVYVVPYVFLSMAVAYRKFDIRYAMVAQSLGKTPWQVFYHIKLPSLFSAIMVAWALGLAISFSQYLPTLLASGGTIATITTEAVASVSGSSTRLTAVFVIIQAVMPLVGFIIAWYLPAALVKTGSKVRTSEKKNRAVLHGA